The DNA segment TCAAGGTGCCGACGCGGTTGCTCGATTCGATTTGCGATGAGCAGCGTTGGTATCGGCCCAGTGGTGGGGTACGGTTCTTGCGCAACCATTATCGGTTGGAAGAGCTCGATGGCTTCGTCAATTTGCTGGCGATGGTGTGTCATGAGGCTGAGGTCAGTGACTCGTTACCGCGGGTGCAGGGGCACTACAGCCAGATCGTGGCGAGCAAATTATTGACTTTGATGAGTACCAACATCCGCCGTGAGAGCCTTGGGGCGCCGGGGGCTAGCCTGGAGCGGATCTTGGATTACATCGAGCGTAACCTGAAGCTTGAGTTGCCGGCTGAGGCGTTGGCGGAGCAGGCTTGCATGAGTTTGCGGTCGTTCTATGTGTTGTTTGATCGGCATTTGGGGACTACCCCTAAGCAGTATGTGCGCCAGCGTAAGTTGGAGCGGGTGCATGAGTGTTTGAGTGATTCGAGTTGCTCGGTGCGCAGTGTGACTGAGTTGGCGATGGATTATGGGTTTATGCATTTGGGGCGGTTTTCGGAGAGTTATCGGCAGCGGTTTGGGGAGTTGCCGTCTGAGACGTTGCGGCGGCGGTAGTTTTGGTTTTTGAGCATATCCATTTTTGTGGTCGACGCTGATTCACCTTTCCGCCCTTACGGCGGCTTACTTTTCTCTTGGGAAAAGTAAGCAAAACCGCTCGCTCCTACATACGGCCCTGCGCTGCGCTTCGGGTCCCTTCGCGCCGGCGCCTTCCGGACCCGCGCGGCCTACGATTTGCTGCGC comes from the Pseudomonas urmiensis genome and includes:
- a CDS encoding helix-turn-helix transcriptional regulator, translated to MESRLLSERSSVFHHADPYAVSDYVNRHVGQHCIGLSRSTHPQASLSHRKFAELDLCRISYGGSVRVTSPALETIYHLQVLLNGNCLWRGPQREHHLVPGELLLINPDDPVDLTYSQDCEKFILKVPTRLLDSICDEQRWYRPSGGVRFLRNHYRLEELDGFVNLLAMVCHEAEVSDSLPRVQGHYSQIVASKLLTLMSTNIRRESLGAPGASLERILDYIERNLKLELPAEALAEQACMSLRSFYVLFDRHLGTTPKQYVRQRKLERVHECLSDSSCSVRSVTELAMDYGFMHLGRFSESYRQRFGELPSETLRRR